Genomic DNA from Selenomonas sp. oral taxon 126:
AAAGAGCGATGGCACGAAGATGGGCAAGACAGCGGGCGGCGCACTCTGGCTCGATCCCGAGAAAACCTCGCCCTATGACTTCTACCAGTACTGGCGCAATATCGACGATGCCGATGTCGAGATCTGTCTCTCCCTGCTCACCTATCTTCCGATGGATGAAGTGCGTCGCCTCTCGGCAGCCGAGGGACAGGAGATCAATCGATCCAAGGAGATCCTCGCATATGAGGCGACCAAGATCGTCCACGGGGAAGAGGAGGCGCAGAAGGCGCAGGAGATGGCAAAGGCGCTCTTCGGCGGCGGTATGGCGGCGGAGCTTCCGCAGATTCGCGCTGCAATCGGCGAAAAACTTGTGGATGTGCTCACGCGCGGCGATGTATTCCCGTCGAAGGGGGAGGCACGCCGCATGATCCAGCAGGGCGGGCTCACGCTGAACGATGTCCGCATTGAGGATGAGCACTATGTTCTCAGCGAGAACGATTTCTCTGAGGGCACTGCGCTTGTCAAAAAAGGAAAGAAAAAGCACTATCAGCTTGTATATTGACCTCCTCCATGCAGAGTGGGTCAGGAAGGAGACCAAACAATGTCGGGACATTCAAAATGGGCAAATATCAAACGTAAGAAGGGGGCAAATGACGCCATTCGCGGAAAGATCACAACGAAGATCGGACGTGAGATCACGATTGCCGTCCGCATGGGCGGCGGAGACCCCACGGGCAATATGCGCCTAAAGCTCGCGCTTTCCAAGGCGAAGGCAAATAATATTCCCAAGGACAATATCAATCGTGCCATCCAGAAGGGGCTTGGCACGACCGAGGGAAGCAACTACGAAGAAGTCCTCTATGAGGGCTACGGGCCGGGCGGTACTGCCGTCATGCTTGACATCCTGACGGACAATCGCAATCGTACGGCAGCGGATGTGCGCCATCTCTTTTCAAAGTATGGCGGCAACCTCGGGCAGGACGGTTGCGTTGCGTGGATGTTCAAGAAAAAGGCGGTTTTTATCGTGGAGCGCGAGGCGTTTGACGATGAGGATGCCCTCCTTGAGATCGTCTTGGAGGCGGGCGCAGAGGATATGCGCTCCGAGGACGATGTCTTTGAAATCATTGCCGAGCCGGAGGCCTTTGAGGTGATCGAGACAGTCCTCGGAGAAAAGGGAATCGAGACGGCATCTGCCGAGGTGACGATGGTGCCCGATACGACAGTGCATCTCGCCGACAAGGACGCCGAAAAGATGCAGACCCTGATCGACACGCTCGAGGACAATGACGATGTCCAGAACGTCTACAGCAACTATGAAATGGATGAATAAGCAGAGGAGTGCTTATCAGAGTGCAGACGATGCGTCTGCACTCTTTTAAGAATGAGAAGATGTTAGTACTCGGTATCGATCCAGGAACTGCCATCTGCGGCTATGGCTTTGTGGAGCAGGAGGGTTCGCGTCTGCGCGCCCACGCCTATGGGGCAATCACGACGCCGTCCAAAATGGCGGTCGAAAAACGACTTTTGAAAATCTATACGGAATTGGAAGCGCTCATTCAAAAGTATTCTCCCGATGCAATGGGGGTGGAGCAGCTTTTTTTCAATCGGAATGTGACCACGGCGATTCCGGTCGGTCAGGCGCGCGGCATCGTGTTGCTCGCCGCTGCAAAGAACAATATTCCGATTGTGGAGCGTACGCCGTTGCAGGTCAAGCAGTCCGTGACGGGCTATGGAAAGGCAACGAAGGAACAGGTCATATACATGGTGACGAAGCTGCTGAACCTTCCCGCGCCGCCCCATCCGGACGATACGGCGGATGCACTTGCCGTCGCCATCAGTGCCGCGCACTGTGTAGACAGCATTGCATGGCGCAATTGCATCTAGATTGAGGAGCAGGGAAGCAATGATAGGTTTTTTACGCGGCAGGGTCGCGCATATTTTTTCGGATTACTGCTTTTTGGATGTCCGCGATGTCGGCTATCGCGTCTTCATATCACATGCGACGCGCACACATCTCTCCGTCGGTGAGGAGGCTCTGCTTTACGTGCATACACACGTACGTGAGGATGCAATCCTTCTCTATGGATTCTTCTCGCAGGAGGAGTACGACCTCTTCCAGCATCTGATCGGCATTTCCGGCATCGGACCGAAGGTCGCGCAGGGGATACTCTCTTCAACTTCTGCAAACGATTTCTACCGAATGATTCATCAGAAGGATGTCAAGGCGATTACAAAGCTGCCGGGCATTGGCAAAAAGACCGCCGAGCGCATTATATTGGAGCTCAAGGATAAAATTTCATCTGCCGACTTCGATGCGTCCTCCGAGCCCGTTGATACGGTCGATATTCACGAAGGCACGGGCGATATGATTGCCGAGGCGACCGAAGCGCTCCTCAGTCTCGGCTTCCAGCAGAGTGAGATTCAGGCGGTGTTCAGGAAGAAGAGCGACGGAGAGAGTACGGAAGAACTCGTCCGCTATGCGCTGTCCGAGCTGCAGCGGTTTTGAGAGGGGGATTTGATGACGGATATGTATGAGGATGAGGAACTCATCTCCTTCGAGGAGCAGGCTGCAGACGGCTGGCAGTACAGTCTGCGCCCGCGTCGGCTGAACGAATACATCGGGCAGGACAAGGTGAAGTCGAATCTGTCCAAATTCATACAGGCGGCGCTCTCACGGCATGAGTCCTTGGATCACGTGCTGCTCTACGGTCCCCCCGGACTTGGCAAAACAACGCTTGCCGCAATCATTGCAAATGAGATGGGTGCGAATTTCCGCCAAACCTCGGCGCCCGCCATTGAACGGCAGGGGGATCTTGCGTCCCTGCTTACAAATTTGCAGGAGCATGATGTCCTCTTTATTGACGAGATACATCGCCTTTCCCGCCATGTTGAAGAGATTCTCTACTCTGCGATGGAGGATCATGCGATTGACATCATCATCGGGAAAGGACCGAGTGCACGCTCTCTGAGGCTCGACCTCGCACCGTTCACCCTCGTCGGCGCAACGACCAAGACGGGGGCTCTTTCGGCGCCTCTGCGCGACCGCTTCGGCATTCAGTCGCGCCTCGAATACTATACGCCGGAAGCGCTGCTCCTCATTATCGAGCGTACGGCAGAGATTCTTTCCGTCCGCATTGAGCGGGAGGGGGCGCTCGAGATTGCGCGGCGATCGCGGGGGACGCCACGTGTGGCAAACCGTATTCTGAAACGCGTGCGTGACATTGCACAGGTGGCGGGGGAGACGGTTATATCGAAGGCGGTGACGGTCGAGGCGTTGGAGGCACTCGAGATCGATGAGAACGGTCTCGAAAACAAGGATCGCTACATGCTCGAGGTTATGATTCGGAAGTTCTCCGGCGGTCCTGTCGGACTGAAGACCCTTGCAGCGGCTCTCAGCGAGATGGTGGAAACCATCGAGGATGTCTACGAACCCTATCTGATTCAGCTTGGTTTTATCGCGCGTACGGCACGCGGGCGGATTGTCACGCGCGGCGGATACGAGCATATGGGGATTCCGTTTCCTGCGAATGATGACAGACAAGGAGAACTGCTCTGAGATGAATCTGCTCATGCACATGTGCTGCGGACCATGTTCCTGCTACCCATTAAAAAAACTGCGTGCTGATGGAATCGAGCCCACAGGATACTTCTTCAATCCCAATATCCACCCCTATCAGGAGTGGAATGAACGTCTGCAGAATGCACGGAAATTTGCCGAGCTCTCGCAGATGGACTTCATTGCAGACGAGGAGTATGCAATGCGCGAGTTCCTGAAACGGGCTCTGCCGGCGGAGGGGACGCGCAAAGGCCGCTGCCGTATGTGCTATACATGGCGGTTGGAGGAAACGGCACGCTATGCTGCAGCACACGGCTTTGATACGTTCACATCCACGCTCTTTTACAGCATTTATCAGCAGCATGATCTCATGCGCTCCGTTGCGGAACAATTTGCGAAGCGATACGGTGTTGCATTTTACTACGAGGACTTTCGTGTCGGCTGGCAGGAGGGAATCGACCTCAGCAAAGACATGGGACTCTACCGTCAGTCCTACTGCGGCTGCGTATTCAGCGAAGAGGAGCGGTACAGTCGGGAGCTTCGCAAGCTGCAGCGCAAGGAAAACAAAGAGAAGAAACGCCTGCGGTTAATGGCATAACGGTCAGAAGAGGAGTTTGCTATGAATCGGTATCTTTTCCTATGTGTTTCCGTGCTCTTTGCTGCGATTACAGTTCTTCCTATGACGGCTACAGCATCATGGCAGCCCGAAATCACGATCGGGCTAAGCCAGGGCGTATCGCAAGTTCGTCTCTCGGCAACGAGCGGCGCTCTATACGTCTATAACGATCCGGAGAAAGAGCCGATGATGAAAATTCCGCAGGGACAAGAGCTTTCTGTTCGCATGATTCGGGATCGTTTTTTAGCAAATGAAAAGGAGCTCAAGGGCGAGCGTTTGGTGATTCAGCCAGAATCCACAGGCTTTGTTCAGGTGAATGGGATGCCCTATCGCGGATTTATCACTCTTTTGAAGAAGCAGGGGATGACCGTCGTCAACAATGTACCCGTGGAGGACTATCTCTACGGCGTCGTTCCGAAGGAGATGCCGCCGAGTTGGTCTGCCGAAGCGCTGCGTGCTCAGAGTGTGGCGGCGCGCACCTTTGCACTGAAGAACCGCAAGCGGCACATGGCGGAGGGATTTGACCTCTGTAATACCGCGCATTGTCAGGTCTATGAAGGTATGTCCGCTGAAACACGCGCAACGACAGAGGCTGTCAACAGTACGCGCGGAGAAGTGCTATTCTACAAGGGGGCTGTCATCGACGCACTCTTTCACACGGATTCGGGCGGGATGACCGAATTCAGCGAGCATGTGTGGGGGAGTCCCGTGCCCTATCTGCGGGCTGTGAAAGAGCTCCGTACGCAGACCCAACCGTGGAGCCGTACGGTCTCCATGGCATCCTTTGTGCAGAAAATCGAGGCAGGCGGTAAAAGTCTCGGTACGCTCAAAGAGATACGACTTTCTCCATTGACGATTGGAAAAGGCAGTGCTGACCGAACGCCGTCCGGGCGCGTTCGCATGGCAGAGTTTGTTGGAACGAAGGGGCGCATTAGTCTCTCGGGCAATGATCTCCGCTCCATGTTCTCGCTTCCGAGCACGCTGTTTGACATACGCGTGGGTCGTACAGAAGTTGTATTCAGCGGATATGGCTCCGGTCACGGACTGGGGCTGTCACAGTGGGGCGCAAAGGCGCTTGCAGACAGCGGGAAAGGATACAAGGACATTCTGCTCTACTACTATTCCGGCGTAACACTTGAAAAATTATACTAGGCAAGGTGCTTAATTACATGGATATTTCTGATTTTGACTATGATCTTCCGGAGGAACGCATTGCTCAGATTCCCATGGAGCCGCGCGACAGTTCGCGGCTTATGGTATTAGACCCATCCAATCATACGATAGAGCATCGGCGTTTTTTTCAGCTCGGAGACTTCCTGAAGCGGGGCGACCTTCTGATCTTCAACGATACGCGCGTCATTCCTGCGCGTCTCATTGGCGCGCGGGAGCACACGGGGGGCAAGGTCGAGGTCTTTCTCCTGCGTCAGATCGAAAAAGATCAATGGGAGGCATTGGTCAAGCCGGGGAGAAAGGTGCGCGTAGGCTCCGTCATCCAATTCTCGGAAGAATTATCCTGTGAGATTGTCGCTCATACGGATTTTGGCGGGCGTATCGTACGATTTATCTACGACGGCATCTTTGAGGAGATTCTGGATCGCTTGGGCACGATGCCGCTTCCCCCATACATTCATGAGAAGTTGGAAGATCGGGAGCGCTATCAGACGATCTACAGCCGTGTCAAAGGCTCGGCAGCTGCACCGACGGCCGGGTTGCACTTCACAGAGTCACTGATGGAGGAACTGCGGCAAAAGGGCATCCAATTTGGCTTTGTTACGCTTCATGTCGGGCTTGGAACATTTCGTCCCGTTCAGGTCGATACCATTGAAGATCATGTGATGCACAGCGAGTTTTATTCGGTTTCAGCGGAAACAGCAGAACTCATCCGCACAGCAAAGAAAGAGGGGCGGCGCGTTGTCGCTGTAGGAACAACGTCTATTCGCACACTGGAATCCGCAGCGTCGGCAACAGGGGTGGTCGAAGCGGGAACGGAGTGGACGGATATCTTCATCTATCCTGGGTATGAATTCAAGATTGTGGACGCTGTAATCACAAACTTTCACCTTCCTAAATCGACGCTCATCATGCTCATCAGCGCGTTTGCCGGGCGGGAGTTTACACTCGATGCATATCGAACGGCTGTCGAAGAGGGGTATCGATTCTTTTCCTTTGGCGACGCCATGCTCATCCAATCACGGCAATAAAAAACAACGCGATTTTTCATCGCGTTGTTTCTGCTTATGGAAGTTCGCGGAACAGCTCACGACATTCATTGATGATTTCCGCCATCATCCGCTTTCCGTTGATATCGGGATGCAGCCCGTCCGTCGAGAGAAGTGGATCCATGATGCGCTTCTCTTTGTCGTAGAAATGTGGCTCCATGTCCACATAGAATTCCTGTGCTCTGATCCACGTGTTGACGGCCATCATCTTCCATCTCCACGAGGGATCTGTCTCTGAGTGGAAGGCAAGTGAGATGCGTTCCGGATTGAGCGGCAGGAGTGTCAGGAAGATGGGGCGAATGCCGTGGTTCAAACATTTCTTTTGCAGCTCATCCAGATCGTCGATGATGTCCTGTGCCGTGACACCATAGGCGCGCAGACTGTTCGATCCGGTCAGAATCAGCAGATTTGCCGGATGCAGGGGAAGCACATCCTGCTCGAAGCGTTCCAGCGTAGTATGCGATGTATCGCCGCTGCGTCCGAGATTGAGGCATTCAAACGGCAGATAGGTTGTATAGCTGTACTCGAGGAATGCAGGCGAGCATGATATGGCGCCCCCGCCGTGCGTGATGCTGTCCCCGAGCGCCGCTGCATAGATGTGATTCGCCGCAGAATCGACGGTGAACGAGGCGAGATCCGACCACGTGCCGACTGTATTATCTTCGTCATCCAATCCGCGCACACGCCAGTAATATATGCCGGCATAGGGGCGCGCATACTCATCATAAACAGCGTTGGTGTCGGTGATCGTCTGTGCCCATGCGCGGTTTGGATCGGGGGTCGTTCCATGCTCCTCTGCGGGCAATTCCGTCAGCAGTTCGACCTCATAACGTGTCACACCGTTTAGAGGAATCCACTGATATACAGGATAGATGGGCTGATGGAAATCCATTACCTGATCGAAGGTGTTCGGAATCGGACGATTTGGAAAGTCTGCGGATTTGTCCAGATAAAGCTCCTCGGCGGGAGAGAATTCTCCGATTGCCTCGTGTTTCAGTCCGAGCGCCCGCACGCGCCAATATATCTTTTCGTAGGATTGATAGGCGCGCAGATCGGCTTGCCAGCCATTTGTGAAAATACTGCGCGTGCTCATCAGATGGTTTGTTGGTGAAGGATCTGTACCGCCCTCCTGTGCAGGTGGCGCGGAGAGCAGCTCGACCTCATAGAGCACCGCATTCGGAATGCTGTGCCAGAGCAGAAAGGGCTTGAGGCTGGCAGGTGCGTCCTCCGTATAGTGACGGATTGGAATGGGCGCTTTTGCCATGAAATACGGTGCCGCAATTGGTGTCGACGGGGATGTCACCGCACCAAACATTCCATAGGCTGTAATGCGATAATAGAATGGAATCGGAGCGGAGGAGACCTTGCAGGACGGCGTGGTGCTGAACTCTGTTTTTACGTGTTCATAGATGGACTCTTCGGCGATTGCCCCCGTTGTCTTGATGTAGGTATCAATGCGATAATAGCAGGGATAGGGAAGACGCTCCCACACGAGTGTGGAACTGCCGTCTGTTTCGTGAACTTCGGCTGTAATGTCCATCTGTTTCAGGTGCAGGACGTCCATTTTCTCGATGAGGAAAATACAGCCGAGGACGGCGAGAAAAATAATACCCGTGAAAAAAAAGTAATGCTTCATGCGTTCACCCAAATATTTTGTAGAAAGTTGAGGAATTCATATGGAAAACAAAGGTCTTGTCATCGTTCACACCGGTGAAGGAAAGGGGAAGACAACGGCGGCTCTGGGAATGGCGCTGCGTGCATGGGGAAATCATATGCGCGTGCTCATTCTGCAATTCATCAAGGGCAGTTGGAACTACGGCGAACTCGCTGCAATCGAAGCCCTCTCATCCATGAATGGCTGCATCGAGATCAGGCAGGGGGGGCTTGGTTTTTCGCAGAGAGGTGACGACGCAAAGGAAGAACACCGCCGCGCTGCTGTCGAACTTCTCCAAACGGCAATGACAGAGCTCCAGAGCGATACGTGGGACATGGTCATTCTCGATGAGTTCAACTATGCATACTCCTTTGGATTTATCCAATCGGATGATCTGGAGATGCTGCTCGCAGCACGTCCCGCAAGAACCCACCTGATCCTCACGGGACGAAATGCCTCATCCGAACTCATCGACCAAGCCGATCTCGTCACCGAGATGCGCCTTGTGAAGCACCCCTTTCAAAAGGGAATCAAGGCACAGAGAGGGATTGAGTTTTAAGGAAACTCTGAGAATCTGCATGCGAGAAACAATCAGATTATAACACATTCACTCATCGTATGCCACGTGAGAACAGTGCTCTTTGAGATAAGCTGTTGAAAAAAATCATGGAATGCGTTAAAATCTCTGTCATGTGTTTATGTTATCTTTTATTTATGGAAGAGCATAGCTTCCATAAACGATAGTAGAATTAGGAGAGTTTTTATGAGAAGTGATGTCGTAAAAAAAGGGGCGACACGCTGTGCACATCGCTCGCTTTTTCATGCAAACGGATATGGTTCTGAAGATCTTAAAAAACCGCTGATTGGTGTCTGCAATTCGTTCAACGAGATTATTCCGGGACATTTTCACCTGAACACGATTGCGGAAGCCGTGAAGCTTGGTGTGGCAGCAGCCGGCGGAACGCCAATCGAATTCCCGTCCATTGGTGTCTGCGACGGTATTGCCATGGGGCACACGGGGATGAAATACTCCCTCGCAAGCCGAGAACTGATTGCGGACTCCATTGAGTCCGTTACAATGGCATCGGGATTTGACGGACTCGTCCTCATCCCGAACTGCGACAAGGTTGTACCGGGCATGCTCATGGCGGCGGCGCGGCTCAACATCCCCGCAATTCTCGTCAGCGGCGGCCCCATGCTTGCTGGGCGCCATCGCGGGCGCGATATTAGTGTCAGTCAGGCGTTCGAGGCGGCAGGCATGTTCGCGGCGGGGAAAATAGATGCGCGCGAGATGACAGCCATCGAGGAGCACGCCTGTCCCAGCTGCGGCTCCTGTTCCGGTCTGTTCACGGCGAATACGATGAACTCCTTGACCGAGGTGCTCGGCATGGGGCTTCCCGGCAACGGCACGATTCCAGCCCCCTATACGGGTGAGCGCCGCCTCCTTGCCAAGCAGGCAGGTGCCGTCATCCTCGACCTCATTGAGAAGAACATTTGCCCGCGCGATATTATGACGCGTGAGGCATTCGAGAATGCGATCACCGTTGACATGGGCATTGGCGGCTCTTCCAATACCGTTCTGCATCTCACGGCGATTGCACATGAGGCGGGTATCGAGCTGCCGCCGCCGCTCTTTGACGAAATCAGCAGACGCACGCCGTATATCACGAAGCTCAGTCCTGCCGGAACGCATCATATGCAGGATCTGAATGAGGCGGGCGGAATCTCGGCGGTGATGAAGGAGCTGTCGAAGAGGGCTCTGCTCCACTTGGATGCGCTGACCGTTACGGGAACAGTGCGCGATCGAATTGCACACGCAGAGGTTCTGGATTCTACGGTGATTCACAGCGTCGAGAATCCCTATCGTCCACAGGGCGGTCTTGCCATTCTGCGCGGGAATCTCGCACCGGACTGCGCCGTTGTCAAGGCGTCAGCGGTGGCGGACGATATGCTAACGTATCGCGGCACGGCAAAATGCTTCAACTCCGAGGAGGATGGTGTCAATGCCATCATGGAGGGGAAGATCCACGACGGCGATGTTGTCGTTATCCGCTATGAAGGCCCGAAGGGCGGCCCCGGGATGCAGGAAATGCTGAATCCGACGGCGGTCATCACGGGCATGGGGCTGAAGGTCGGTCTCATCACGGACGGGCGCTTCAGCGGCGCGAGTCAGGGCGCCTGCGTCGGACACATCTCGCCTGAGGCGATGTCGGGCGGTCCGATTGCGCTCATTGAGGACGGCGACACGATTCTGATCGACATTCCGAATCGAAAGCTCGAGCTCGAGGTCAGCGATGAGGAGCTTGCGCATCGCCGTGCGAAATGGGTACAGCCGGCGCCGAAGATCAACACGGGCTATCTTGCGCGCTATGCAAAGCTGACAACGTCTGCGAACACGGGTGCTGTTTTGCAGTAGGAATACATGCGACCCACAGGCCTTTCTGCTCCTGTGGGTTGTTTTTTTAAGGAATCGCTGATAAAATGAAGTCCGTGCTTCCTTAAGTGTAATTCGATATAATGACGTTGCATTATTTCTGGCAGAGAGTGAGGTCTCATATTCATGCACATTGTCCTTGTCGAGCCGGAAATCCCGGGAAACACAGGGAATATTGCGCGCCTATGCGCCGGTACGGGGATGGATCTCCATCTCGTGCGTCCACTCGGCTTTTCGACAGATGACAGATATTTGAAGCGGGCAGGGCTGGACTACTGGCATCTCGTCAAGGTGCACTATCATGACTCGTTTGCAGATGTGCAGCGGCAGTATGAGGGACATCCATTCTACTTCTGCACGACGAAGGCGGCGCATATCTACTCCGATATTTGCTATACATCGGATGCTCTTCTCGTCTTCGGAAAGGAGACTGCGGGTCTGCCGGAGTCCCTGCTGGCCGCAAATGAGGAGCATACGATACGCATACCGATGCACGCAGGCGCGCGTTCGCTGAATCTGTCCAACGCCGTTGCCGTCGTTGCATATGAGGCGCTGCGTCAAAACTCTTTTGCTGAACTGCGTCTTGCAGGAACGGGCTGCAATGGGGGAGATCATTGATGAACAAGGAATTCGTGCGTGCCTGTTACAGAGAGTTTGATGCCGCGCGGCTCTTTACCGATGCCCCTATGCGCTTTCATACGACGTTTCGGATCGGCGGGCCTGCGGATCTCCTCTTCTATCCGAAAAATACGGAGGAAGTCCAGCGGATTATCCGTATGGCGAGGGAATATGGCGAGAAGGTGACGCTGCTCGGAAACGGGTCCAATCTTTTGGTGCGTGACGGCGGTATTCGCGGTCTTGTCATACGATTCAGCCGAAAGATGGCGGCTCTGTCACGCGAGGGAACGGATCTCATCGTTGGCGCGGGGGCACTGTTGCGTGACGCCGCTGCTCGTGCACAGGAGTATGGACTCTCAGGGCTGGAATTTGCCTGTGGGATTCCCGGGAGCATGGGCGGGGCGGTCTTTATGAACGCCGGTGCCTATGACGGCGAGATGAAATCCGTCGTCGTGTCGGTCAAAACCGTTTCGCTCGAAGGCAATGTGCGTCTGTACTCCGCTGAGGAAATGGATTTCGGCTATCGGCACAGCATTTTTCATGGCTGCGATGAGGCAATTTGTGAAACGCGCCTGCATTTGCACGAAGATGACAAGGCTCTGATCCTTGCACGGATGGAAGATCTGAATCAGCGGCGCGAGAGCAAGCAGCCCTTGTCTTATCCGAGTGCGGGAAGTACGTTCAAGCGACCGCCCGGATACTTTGCGGGGACGCTGATCGATCAGACGGGATTAAAGGGTCTCACGGTCGGCGGCGCACAGGTTTCACAAAAACACGCGGGCTTTGTGATCAACATCGGCAATGCTACGGCAGACGATGTGCAGCAGCTGATCTCGATCATTCAGAAGCGGGTCTATGCAGCGCATGGCGTACAGCTTTTTCCGGAGCTGCGCATCATCGGAGAAGCCTAAGAGGTAGTTGCCAACACATTTTTGAGGAGTATGTTTCTTCTGCATGGAAAAATATAGTCAGCTTGTTGATTTTTCATCAAAACATCCTAGTATCGTCGTTGCACTTGGCATGTTTGACGGCCTTCATATCGGGCATCAGGAAATCATTCGGACTGCCGTCGCGAAAGCGCAGGAAATTAATGGAACTGCGCTTGTTTTTTCGTTTGCAAATCATCCACGTTCTGTGATTGCACCCGAAGGTGCACCGCGTCGCATTGGGAGCGACGCCGTGCGCGCCCGCATACTCAATCATCTCGGTGCAGA
This window encodes:
- a CDS encoding YebC/PmpR family DNA-binding transcriptional regulator translates to MSGHSKWANIKRKKGANDAIRGKITTKIGREITIAVRMGGGDPTGNMRLKLALSKAKANNIPKDNINRAIQKGLGTTEGSNYEEVLYEGYGPGGTAVMLDILTDNRNRTAADVRHLFSKYGGNLGQDGCVAWMFKKKAVFIVEREAFDDEDALLEIVLEAGAEDMRSEDDVFEIIAEPEAFEVIETVLGEKGIETASAEVTMVPDTTVHLADKDAEKMQTLIDTLEDNDDVQNVYSNYEMDE
- the ruvC gene encoding crossover junction endodeoxyribonuclease RuvC; the encoded protein is MLVLGIDPGTAICGYGFVEQEGSRLRAHAYGAITTPSKMAVEKRLLKIYTELEALIQKYSPDAMGVEQLFFNRNVTTAIPVGQARGIVLLAAAKNNIPIVERTPLQVKQSVTGYGKATKEQVIYMVTKLLNLPAPPHPDDTADALAVAISAAHCVDSIAWRNCI
- the ruvA gene encoding Holliday junction branch migration protein RuvA, encoding MIGFLRGRVAHIFSDYCFLDVRDVGYRVFISHATRTHLSVGEEALLYVHTHVREDAILLYGFFSQEEYDLFQHLIGISGIGPKVAQGILSSTSANDFYRMIHQKDVKAITKLPGIGKKTAERIILELKDKISSADFDASSEPVDTVDIHEGTGDMIAEATEALLSLGFQQSEIQAVFRKKSDGESTEELVRYALSELQRF
- the ruvB gene encoding Holliday junction branch migration DNA helicase RuvB encodes the protein MTDMYEDEELISFEEQAADGWQYSLRPRRLNEYIGQDKVKSNLSKFIQAALSRHESLDHVLLYGPPGLGKTTLAAIIANEMGANFRQTSAPAIERQGDLASLLTNLQEHDVLFIDEIHRLSRHVEEILYSAMEDHAIDIIIGKGPSARSLRLDLAPFTLVGATTKTGALSAPLRDRFGIQSRLEYYTPEALLLIIERTAEILSVRIEREGALEIARRSRGTPRVANRILKRVRDIAQVAGETVISKAVTVEALEALEIDENGLENKDRYMLEVMIRKFSGGPVGLKTLAAALSEMVETIEDVYEPYLIQLGFIARTARGRIVTRGGYEHMGIPFPANDDRQGELL
- a CDS encoding epoxyqueuosine reductase QueH, with the translated sequence MNLLMHMCCGPCSCYPLKKLRADGIEPTGYFFNPNIHPYQEWNERLQNARKFAELSQMDFIADEEYAMREFLKRALPAEGTRKGRCRMCYTWRLEETARYAAAHGFDTFTSTLFYSIYQQHDLMRSVAEQFAKRYGVAFYYEDFRVGWQEGIDLSKDMGLYRQSYCGCVFSEEERYSRELRKLQRKENKEKKRLRLMA
- a CDS encoding SpoIID/LytB domain-containing protein, with amino-acid sequence MNRYLFLCVSVLFAAITVLPMTATASWQPEITIGLSQGVSQVRLSATSGALYVYNDPEKEPMMKIPQGQELSVRMIRDRFLANEKELKGERLVIQPESTGFVQVNGMPYRGFITLLKKQGMTVVNNVPVEDYLYGVVPKEMPPSWSAEALRAQSVAARTFALKNRKRHMAEGFDLCNTAHCQVYEGMSAETRATTEAVNSTRGEVLFYKGAVIDALFHTDSGGMTEFSEHVWGSPVPYLRAVKELRTQTQPWSRTVSMASFVQKIEAGGKSLGTLKEIRLSPLTIGKGSADRTPSGRVRMAEFVGTKGRISLSGNDLRSMFSLPSTLFDIRVGRTEVVFSGYGSGHGLGLSQWGAKALADSGKGYKDILLYYYSGVTLEKLY
- the queA gene encoding tRNA preQ1(34) S-adenosylmethionine ribosyltransferase-isomerase QueA, which encodes MDISDFDYDLPEERIAQIPMEPRDSSRLMVLDPSNHTIEHRRFFQLGDFLKRGDLLIFNDTRVIPARLIGAREHTGGKVEVFLLRQIEKDQWEALVKPGRKVRVGSVIQFSEELSCEIVAHTDFGGRIVRFIYDGIFEEILDRLGTMPLPPYIHEKLEDRERYQTIYSRVKGSAAAPTAGLHFTESLMEELRQKGIQFGFVTLHVGLGTFRPVQVDTIEDHVMHSEFYSVSAETAELIRTAKKEGRRVVAVGTTSIRTLESAASATGVVEAGTEWTDIFIYPGYEFKIVDAVITNFHLPKSTLIMLISAFAGREFTLDAYRTAVEEGYRFFSFGDAMLIQSRQ
- a CDS encoding SGNH/GDSL hydrolase family protein yields the protein MKHYFFFTGIIFLAVLGCIFLIEKMDVLHLKQMDITAEVHETDGSSTLVWERLPYPCYYRIDTYIKTTGAIAEESIYEHVKTEFSTTPSCKVSSAPIPFYYRITAYGMFGAVTSPSTPIAAPYFMAKAPIPIRHYTEDAPASLKPFLLWHSIPNAVLYEVELLSAPPAQEGGTDPSPTNHLMSTRSIFTNGWQADLRAYQSYEKIYWRVRALGLKHEAIGEFSPAEELYLDKSADFPNRPIPNTFDQVMDFHQPIYPVYQWIPLNGVTRYEVELLTELPAEEHGTTPDPNRAWAQTITDTNAVYDEYARPYAGIYYWRVRGLDDEDNTVGTWSDLASFTVDSAANHIYAAALGDSITHGGGAISCSPAFLEYSYTTYLPFECLNLGRSGDTSHTTLERFEQDVLPLHPANLLILTGSNSLRAYGVTAQDIIDDLDELQKKCLNHGIRPIFLTLLPLNPERISLAFHSETDPSWRWKMMAVNTWIRAQEFYVDMEPHFYDKEKRIMDPLLSTDGLHPDINGKRMMAEIINECRELFRELP
- the cobO gene encoding cob(I)yrinic acid a,c-diamide adenosyltransferase: MENKGLVIVHTGEGKGKTTAALGMALRAWGNHMRVLILQFIKGSWNYGELAAIEALSSMNGCIEIRQGGLGFSQRGDDAKEEHRRAAVELLQTAMTELQSDTWDMVILDEFNYAYSFGFIQSDDLEMLLAARPARTHLILTGRNASSELIDQADLVTEMRLVKHPFQKGIKAQRGIEF